A DNA window from Streptococcus sp. LPB0220 contains the following coding sequences:
- the addA gene encoding helicase-exonuclease AddAB subunit AddA, which produces MIKQAFLTREEIKALQAQEAASTKEQKRTREQIDAIYSSGTNILVSASAGSGKTFVMVQRILDQMQRGISIKELFISTFTVKAAGELKERLESELGKALQASDDPELKQHLARQIADVATSDIGTMDSFTQKVLTRYGYLLGLAPQFRILQNASEQRLLQNEVFQAVFDRYYQGENQEAFVQMVKNFTGQRKNLSLFKEQIYQIYDFLQSTSDPEKWLEEHFLKGYEETDFDQVEATLMESIQQALYEAESFFAFHLSNEGQAFGKAKYLEAVEEVLDQIGSLTGRTNKEQLTSVLKAVVAISRASNGGALTNRARKEELKELVTAYNQDKTIHINRLRDLENQLYQLEFQQAYHQEEGPMLSLLRDFIRDFSHAYLERKIQEKAYEFGDISHFAIQILEQFPEVRQAYQERYHEVMVDEYQDTNHTQERMLDLLSNGHNRFMVGDIKQSIYRFRQADPQIFNDKFKAYQEEGAKGRLILLKENFRSHVEVLDATNDVFRHLMDEEVGEIDYNQTHYLVAGSDKQRMALPQHRAEFLLYDGSQDQEEKTEDEEAPLGVETISKGEILLVIKEILRLHRVEKVPFKEITLLTASRTRNDAILEAFDLYHIPIVADSGQAHYLESLEVMVMLDTLRTINNPLHDYPLVALMKSPMFDFDEDELARISLQTLPEQKQMAFYHKVQLALEKTAEHANLIDAKLLAKIENFLKVLSTWRAAAKTSSLYDLLWKIYEDRYYYDYVGALPNGAQRQANLYALTLRANDYEKASFKGLSRFIAMIDKVIENEHDLASVPLVAPKDAVQLMTVHKSKGLEFKYVFILNMDKAFNRKDQSGLIILSRQKGIGFKYVASLPVETENPATPETIRLQIETPCYQRNVEETKLATISEQMRLLYVAMTRAELKLYLVGKGREDKLRDTDWGTSRNGKLDPEKRKEWTSYQDWLFAIQDVFTKNTLAYDTRFVTDEDLTPDQLEPLEKEKDSRLDQLKDVRQSEDIRRALDILENVDRINQFYAPAIHLPSVRTPSQIKKFYEPVMDANGVQIMDAKTVTPDFELPTFGQEKAVTGAQVGSAVHELMQRMPLEEEITLDTLRQALEQVQAEPAVKARIKLEAILAFYETPLGTLLQKEAPRVRREAPFAMLKKDPASGEDFVVRGILDGYLVLEDRILLFDYKTDHYKVPSQLVVRYRDQLDLYAEALRRSYGKEQVEKYLVLLGGPHLEVVKVE; this is translated from the coding sequence ATGATCAAACAAGCATTTTTGACAAGAGAAGAAATCAAGGCCCTTCAGGCCCAAGAGGCAGCTTCTACCAAAGAGCAAAAGCGAACACGAGAACAGATCGATGCCATCTATAGTTCGGGGACCAATATCCTGGTGTCAGCCTCTGCTGGATCAGGAAAGACCTTTGTCATGGTGCAAAGGATTTTGGATCAGATGCAGCGTGGCATTTCGATTAAGGAGCTCTTTATCTCGACCTTTACGGTCAAGGCAGCAGGGGAGCTCAAGGAGCGTTTGGAAAGTGAACTTGGAAAAGCCCTGCAAGCGAGTGATGATCCAGAGCTCAAGCAACACCTGGCCCGTCAAATCGCAGATGTCGCCACCAGCGATATCGGAACCATGGATTCCTTTACCCAAAAGGTCCTAACGCGCTATGGCTATTTGCTTGGGTTGGCGCCTCAGTTTCGCATTTTACAAAATGCTAGTGAGCAGCGCCTCTTACAAAATGAAGTCTTTCAAGCTGTTTTTGACCGCTATTACCAGGGGGAAAATCAAGAGGCCTTTGTCCAGATGGTCAAGAATTTCACGGGACAGCGCAAAAATTTATCCTTGTTTAAAGAACAGATCTACCAGATCTATGACTTTCTTCAGTCGACCAGTGATCCGGAGAAATGGCTGGAAGAGCATTTCCTAAAAGGTTATGAAGAGACCGATTTTGACCAGGTGGAAGCTACTCTGATGGAGAGCATCCAGCAGGCCCTTTATGAGGCAGAGAGCTTTTTTGCCTTTCATTTGTCCAATGAAGGTCAAGCATTTGGCAAGGCCAAATATTTGGAAGCTGTCGAAGAGGTGCTCGATCAGATTGGAAGCCTGACAGGTCGCACCAATAAAGAGCAATTGACCTCTGTCCTAAAGGCGGTCGTGGCGATTAGTCGGGCTTCAAATGGGGGAGCCTTGACCAACAGAGCCCGAAAAGAAGAGTTGAAAGAGTTAGTCACGGCTTATAACCAGGATAAAACCATACATATCAACCGCCTCAGAGACTTGGAAAATCAGCTCTATCAGCTGGAATTTCAACAAGCCTACCACCAAGAAGAAGGCCCCATGCTCTCCTTGCTCCGGGACTTTATCAGAGACTTTTCTCACGCTTATCTGGAACGAAAAATCCAAGAAAAAGCTTATGAATTTGGGGATATCAGTCATTTTGCGATTCAAATTTTAGAGCAATTTCCAGAGGTGAGACAAGCCTATCAAGAGCGCTATCATGAGGTCATGGTCGATGAGTACCAGGATACCAACCACACCCAAGAGCGGATGTTGGATTTGCTGTCAAATGGCCACAATCGCTTCATGGTGGGAGATATCAAGCAATCCATTTATCGCTTCCGTCAGGCAGATCCACAGATTTTCAATGATAAATTTAAAGCCTACCAAGAAGAAGGGGCGAAAGGGCGGTTGATCCTCCTCAAGGAAAATTTCCGGAGTCATGTGGAGGTATTGGACGCGACCAATGATGTCTTTCGCCATTTGATGGACGAAGAGGTAGGAGAGATTGACTACAATCAAACCCACTATCTGGTCGCAGGAAGCGACAAGCAACGGATGGCCTTGCCACAACATCGGGCAGAATTTTTGCTCTATGATGGCTCCCAAGATCAGGAAGAAAAGACCGAAGACGAGGAAGCTCCCCTTGGAGTCGAGACGATTTCCAAGGGAGAAATTCTCCTAGTCATCAAAGAAATTTTACGTCTCCATCGGGTGGAAAAAGTGCCCTTTAAAGAGATCACGCTCTTGACTGCGTCTCGAACGCGAAATGATGCGATACTGGAAGCCTTTGACCTGTACCATATTCCGATTGTGGCAGATAGCGGACAGGCGCATTATCTTGAGTCACTGGAAGTGATGGTCATGCTGGATACCTTGCGGACCATTAACAATCCCTTGCATGATTATCCCTTGGTTGCTCTCATGAAATCACCCATGTTTGACTTTGATGAAGATGAGTTAGCACGGATTTCCTTGCAGACCCTTCCAGAACAAAAGCAAATGGCCTTCTACCACAAGGTCCAGTTAGCCCTTGAAAAGACTGCAGAGCATGCAAATTTGATTGATGCCAAGCTCCTAGCTAAAATCGAGAACTTCCTCAAGGTTTTATCTACTTGGCGGGCTGCTGCCAAGACCTCTTCGCTCTATGATTTGCTGTGGAAAATCTATGAGGATCGCTATTACTATGACTATGTCGGCGCTCTTCCAAATGGGGCCCAGCGCCAGGCCAACCTCTACGCTTTGACGCTTCGGGCCAATGATTATGAGAAGGCCAGCTTCAAGGGCTTGTCGCGCTTCATTGCTATGATCGACAAGGTGATCGAAAATGAACACGATTTGGCTAGCGTCCCTCTTGTAGCACCAAAAGATGCCGTCCAGCTCATGACCGTCCATAAGAGTAAGGGGCTGGAATTCAAGTATGTCTTTATTCTCAATATGGACAAGGCCTTTAACCGTAAGGATCAATCGGGGCTGATTATCCTCAGTCGCCAAAAAGGGATTGGCTTTAAATATGTTGCGAGTCTTCCGGTTGAGACAGAGAATCCAGCTACTCCAGAAACCATTCGCCTGCAGATCGAAACGCCTTGCTACCAACGCAATGTGGAAGAAACAAAATTGGCTACAATCTCTGAGCAGATGCGTCTTCTTTATGTCGCCATGACACGGGCTGAGCTCAAGCTCTATCTGGTCGGAAAAGGCCGAGAGGACAAACTGCGTGATACCGATTGGGGGACCAGTCGCAATGGCAAGCTAGATCCAGAGAAGCGAAAAGAATGGACCTCTTATCAGGACTGGCTCTTTGCCATTCAAGATGTGTTTACCAAGAATACTCTGGCCTATGACACGCGTTTTGTGACAGACGAAGACCTGACACCAGACCAGCTGGAACCGCTAGAGAAGGAGAAGGATTCCCGCCTGGATCAGCTCAAGGATGTCCGTCAGTCCGAGGATATTCGTCGGGCCTTGGATATCTTGGAAAATGTTGATCGGATCAATCAGTTCTATGCTCCGGCCATTCATTTGCCAAGTGTCCGTACCCCTAGTCAGATCAAGAAATTCTACGAGCCAGTCATGGATGCCAATGGCGTCCAGATTATGGATGCAAAGACTGTGACGCCTGACTTTGAGCTTCCAACTTTTGGTCAAGAAAAAGCCGTGACAGGAGCCCAAGTCGGTAGTGCTGTCCATGAACTCATGCAGCGCATGCCGCTTGAAGAAGAAATCACGTTGGATACACTGCGTCAAGCCTTGGAGCAAGTTCAAGCAGAGCCAGCGGTCAAAGCCCGCATCAAGCTAGAGGCCATCCTTGCTTTCTATGAGACACCTTTGGGTACCTTGCTTCAAAAAGAAGCCCCACGAGTCCGTCGCGAAGCTCCCTTTGCCATGCTGAAGAAAGATCCAGCCAGTGGAGAGGACTTCGTCGTGCGGGGGATCTTGGATGGTTACTTGGTGCTAGAAGATCGGATCCTGCTCTTTGACTACAAGACAGATCACTACAAGGTTCCTAGCCAATTGGTCGTACGCTACCGGGATCAGCTCGATCTCTATGCAGAAGCTCTTCGTCGTTCTTATGGCAAAGAGCAAGTAGAAAAATACCTCGTGCTTCTAGGTGGCCCCCATCTAGAAGTGGTGAAAGTGGAGTAA
- a CDS encoding glutathione peroxidase: MTSIYDFSLENQQGEEIPLSHYQGKVLIVVNTATGCGLTPQYQGLQDLYQRYQEKGLEILDIPCNQFMGQAPGTAEEINSFCSLNYQTTFPRFAKAKVNGKEALPLYDWLKSQAAGPLGKRIEWNFAKFVIDRQGQVAQRFSSKTEPAAMEDLIQELLEK, encoded by the coding sequence ATGACCAGCATTTATGATTTTTCTTTAGAAAACCAGCAAGGGGAGGAGATTCCCCTTTCTCACTACCAAGGTAAGGTCCTCATCGTAGTCAATACAGCAACAGGCTGTGGCTTGACCCCGCAATACCAAGGACTGCAAGATCTCTACCAGCGCTACCAGGAAAAAGGGCTTGAAATCCTGGACATCCCCTGCAACCAATTCATGGGGCAGGCGCCAGGAACTGCTGAAGAAATCAATAGCTTCTGCAGCCTCAACTACCAGACCACCTTCCCACGATTCGCCAAAGCCAAGGTCAATGGTAAAGAAGCCCTTCCTCTTTATGACTGGCTCAAAAGCCAAGCAGCTGGGCCACTGGGCAAACGCATCGAATGGAACTTCGCAAAATTTGTCATCGATCGACAAGGCCAAGTCGCCCAACGCTTCTCCTCCAAAACAGAACCAGCTGCCATGGAAGACTTGATCCAAGAATTACTTGAGAAATAA
- a CDS encoding ABC transporter ATP-binding protein, producing MKTKKKANLGSILRLLDFLWKNYKVSLIVSSILIILSSLATVNVTASIQSLVDVYVEPMLTSNSHDFGPLLSFLTRVGLICLIGVLANYGFTLIMATVSQDSLRSLRNQLFARMQKLPVRYFDTHQHGDIMSIYTNDIDALRQAIEQSIPQLLSSAITILGVTITMLTVSPLLFLIVLFMVIVMVFIIRDVSGKSGRYFGAQQKNLGIENGFIEEMMSGQKVVKAFVHERESIEDFDRINDQLFESSYQANRYANVLMPILGNLGNVSFVLTALIGGLFALNGVGGLTIGGLMAFLQLNRSFTGPIAQVSQQLNFVLMALAGGDRVFDLLDEEEEVDQGKVTLVNYELVDGEMVETDQKTNKWAWKHPRPNGDYQLVKMVGNVVFDDVDFSYDGKKQILHGINLYADKGQKVAFVGATGAGKTTITNLINRFYDIQSGMITYDGIDIKLIEKDSLRRSLGIVLQDTHLFTGTIAENIAYGRADATREEILEAARIANVDSFVKHLDQGYETVLTDDGAGLSNGQRQLIAIARAALANAPVLILDEATSSIDSRTEKMVQEGMDRLMEGRTVFVIAHRLSTIVNSDVIMVMDHGRIIERGNHASLMAERGTYYRLYTGGLEID from the coding sequence ATGAAAACTAAGAAAAAAGCAAATCTAGGCTCTATCCTTCGCCTGCTCGACTTCCTTTGGAAAAACTACAAGGTGTCCTTGATTGTTTCCTCTATCTTAATCATTCTATCGTCTCTTGCGACGGTCAATGTGACAGCTTCGATTCAGTCCCTGGTCGATGTCTATGTGGAGCCTATGCTAACGTCAAACAGCCATGATTTTGGACCGCTCTTGTCCTTCTTGACACGGGTTGGTTTGATCTGTTTGATCGGGGTACTTGCTAATTATGGCTTTACCTTGATTATGGCGACTGTTTCACAAGACTCACTTAGAAGTCTTCGAAATCAGTTGTTTGCTCGCATGCAAAAACTGCCGGTACGTTACTTTGACACCCACCAACATGGGGACATCATGTCTATCTATACCAATGATATTGATGCCCTTCGCCAAGCGATTGAACAATCCATTCCTCAACTTCTATCCTCAGCGATTACCATCCTTGGGGTAACGATTACCATGCTGACGGTTAGTCCGCTCTTGTTCTTGATTGTTCTTTTCATGGTCATCGTCATGGTCTTTATCATCAGGGATGTCTCTGGCAAGTCAGGTCGTTACTTCGGGGCCCAACAAAAGAACTTGGGGATTGAGAACGGCTTTATTGAAGAAATGATGTCTGGTCAAAAAGTGGTCAAGGCCTTTGTGCATGAAAGAGAAAGCATTGAGGATTTTGATCGGATCAATGACCAACTCTTTGAATCCTCTTACCAAGCCAACCGCTATGCCAATGTCCTCATGCCAATTCTTGGGAACTTGGGAAATGTTTCCTTTGTTCTAACAGCCTTGATCGGGGGACTCTTTGCGCTAAACGGCGTCGGTGGTTTAACCATTGGTGGTCTTATGGCCTTTCTGCAATTGAACCGTTCCTTCACAGGTCCGATTGCCCAGGTCTCTCAACAATTGAACTTTGTCCTTATGGCCTTGGCTGGTGGAGATCGTGTCTTTGATCTTTTGGATGAAGAAGAAGAAGTTGACCAAGGAAAAGTGACGTTGGTCAATTATGAACTGGTCGATGGAGAAATGGTCGAAACCGATCAGAAAACCAACAAATGGGCTTGGAAACACCCTCGTCCAAATGGGGATTACCAGCTTGTCAAGATGGTCGGAAATGTGGTCTTTGATGATGTTGATTTCTCTTATGATGGAAAAAAACAAATCCTTCATGGCATCAACTTGTATGCGGATAAGGGCCAAAAAGTGGCCTTTGTCGGAGCGACTGGTGCAGGAAAGACAACCATCACCAACTTGATCAACCGCTTCTATGACATCCAATCCGGAATGATTACTTATGATGGGATCGATATTAAATTGATTGAGAAAGATTCTCTGCGTCGTTCCCTCGGAATCGTTCTTCAAGATACCCACTTATTCACTGGTACGATTGCGGAAAACATCGCTTACGGCCGTGCTGATGCAACACGGGAAGAAATCCTTGAAGCGGCTCGGATTGCCAATGTGGATTCCTTTGTCAAGCACTTGGATCAGGGCTATGAGACAGTCTTGACAGATGATGGGGCTGGCCTATCAAATGGTCAACGACAATTGATCGCCATTGCCCGTGCAGCCCTTGCCAATGCGCCTGTCTTGATTCTGGACGAAGCGACATCTTCGATTGACTCACGGACAGAGAAGATGGTGCAAGAAGGGATGGACCGCTTGATGGAAGGTCGGACAGTCTTTGTTATCGCCCACCGTCTATCGACGATTGTCAATTCCGATGTCATCATGGTGATGGACCACGGACGTATCATCGAACGAGGCAACCATGCTTCCTTGATGGCAGAACGTGGCACCTATTACCGCTTGTACACCGGTGGACTTGAAATTGATTAA
- the rexB gene encoding ATP-dependent nuclease subunit B — protein sequence MKLLYTDVRTPLTQVLTQEAVGLVEQGKRVFYIAPNSLSFEKEAKVLSYLEGQASFAITVTRFAQMARYFILNQVFEEQPLDDIGLGMLFFKALSQMKEQDLKVYGALRKDPQFIQQLVQLYHELQTAQMDFTDLELLEEAEKREDLLAIFEAVSEMLIKHQYESQSKMAFFLNQVEAGHLEEQLQDVAIVVDGFTRFSAEEEALIGLLHRKGVEIVIGVYASEKAYRASFREGNLYQASVDFLLQLAKTFEVQPQYCGQAIEDSFSRITRMLEARYDFSQVENELEDQDRTAIQLWQTNTQKEELEFVAKSIRQRLHDGARYRDIRVLLGDVEAYQLQLKTIFDQYQIPFYLGRSEAMIHHPLIQVIESLGRIKQINYQTEDVINLLKTGLYSDLTQEEVDAFEQYLRFSEIKGATKFHKPFTSNRQGKFNLEELNTLRERVVEPLVPFFSQRKQKVTHLLTAFTEFLQGAQLSQNLQAFIKDLALEEQERYDQVWKAFLHVLEELNLVFEDQEVTVDDFLALLLSGMQLSQYRTVPATVDAVTVQSYDLIEPLTAPYVYAIGLTQERFPKIAQNTSLLSEEERQQLNEATQEGAELQVVTSENLKKNRFVAVSLLNAATNQLVLSAPSLVNEMEDSVSPYLVELTKKPIAIEWTTKQAQASSDDIGTYRALLARVIELHQEEITSELSPEEASFWGVAVRVLRKKLAAEGIQIPQISTELKSRQLQSDTLQALYPEGKALTLSASALNEYYKHQYAFYLRYVLGLQEDETIRPDARSHGNFLHRIFERVLKDSSDQAFDRRLNEAIRETSREAEFQQLYGESGETEFIRQLLLDTAKKTGRVLAQQNGIETIGEETLFGGSAHTSYPLSDGRLLQLRGKVDRIDQLRDRGALGVVDYKSSLTQFHYDKFFNGLNSQLPTYLSAIQDLEEYQEEQGIFGAMYLEMGDPVVDLKKTKTVEDAINQTMKSQQYKGLFMADQAPYLGEAYDKNKAMMLSKEELDLLLLYNAYLYKTAAEGILKGQFAINPYSENGRNIAPFVEQFKSITGFEADRHLGQARFLTKLDQKGIRGEKVKAAWIEKMKEVLNK from the coding sequence ATGAAATTACTCTATACGGATGTTCGGACCCCCTTGACCCAGGTCCTGACACAAGAAGCCGTAGGGTTAGTAGAACAGGGCAAGCGTGTGTTTTACATTGCGCCCAACTCTCTTTCCTTTGAAAAAGAAGCCAAGGTCTTGTCCTATTTAGAAGGTCAGGCTTCTTTTGCCATTACCGTCACGCGCTTTGCGCAAATGGCCCGTTATTTCATCCTGAATCAGGTTTTTGAGGAGCAACCCTTGGATGATATCGGTCTCGGCATGCTATTTTTTAAAGCTCTGTCCCAGATGAAGGAGCAGGATCTTAAAGTTTACGGGGCTCTGCGCAAGGATCCTCAGTTTATCCAGCAATTGGTCCAGCTCTATCATGAATTGCAGACAGCCCAGATGGATTTTACAGATTTGGAGTTGCTCGAGGAAGCTGAAAAAAGAGAGGACCTCTTGGCGATTTTTGAAGCGGTCTCTGAGATGCTGATCAAGCATCAGTATGAATCCCAGTCCAAGATGGCCTTTTTCCTCAATCAGGTCGAAGCAGGGCACTTAGAGGAGCAATTACAGGATGTAGCGATCGTCGTCGATGGCTTCACGCGTTTTTCTGCGGAAGAAGAGGCCTTGATTGGTCTCCTTCACCGAAAAGGAGTAGAGATTGTCATCGGGGTCTATGCCAGTGAAAAAGCTTATCGGGCAAGTTTTAGAGAGGGCAATCTTTACCAGGCCAGTGTTGACTTTCTCCTCCAGCTAGCAAAGACTTTTGAGGTACAGCCACAGTATTGTGGGCAAGCGATCGAAGACTCTTTTAGTCGTATTACCCGCATGTTAGAAGCGCGATACGATTTTTCACAAGTGGAAAATGAGCTGGAGGACCAAGATCGAACAGCTATCCAACTCTGGCAAACCAATACGCAAAAAGAAGAGTTGGAATTTGTTGCCAAATCCATCCGTCAGCGTCTTCATGATGGGGCACGCTATCGGGATATTCGGGTCTTGCTAGGCGATGTAGAAGCTTATCAACTGCAACTCAAGACCATTTTTGACCAGTATCAGATCCCCTTTTATTTGGGACGAAGTGAAGCTATGATTCACCATCCCTTGATTCAGGTCATTGAATCGCTAGGGCGGATCAAGCAGATCAATTACCAGACAGAAGACGTCATCAACTTGTTAAAAACGGGTCTGTATAGTGATCTGACGCAAGAAGAAGTCGATGCTTTTGAGCAATACCTTCGCTTTTCGGAAATTAAAGGTGCTACAAAATTTCATAAGCCTTTTACCAGCAATCGTCAGGGTAAGTTCAATCTGGAAGAGCTCAATACTCTCCGGGAACGCGTCGTCGAACCTCTAGTCCCTTTCTTTTCACAGCGCAAACAAAAGGTGACCCATCTCTTAACCGCCTTTACAGAATTTCTGCAAGGGGCTCAACTTTCTCAGAATCTACAAGCTTTTATCAAGGATCTAGCCTTGGAGGAGCAGGAGCGCTATGACCAGGTCTGGAAGGCCTTTCTCCATGTCTTAGAGGAGTTGAATCTGGTCTTTGAGGACCAAGAGGTGACCGTAGATGACTTTTTGGCCCTCCTCTTATCGGGGATGCAATTATCTCAATACCGGACAGTTCCTGCTACTGTCGATGCGGTGACGGTTCAGTCCTATGACTTGATTGAACCCTTGACAGCGCCTTATGTCTACGCGATCGGGCTGACCCAGGAGCGTTTTCCAAAAATTGCTCAGAACACCTCTCTGCTCAGTGAAGAAGAGCGCCAGCAGCTCAATGAGGCCACCCAAGAAGGAGCAGAACTCCAGGTGGTGACCAGCGAAAATCTCAAGAAAAATCGCTTTGTGGCAGTTTCGCTCCTCAATGCGGCGACCAACCAACTGGTCCTATCGGCCCCTAGTTTGGTCAATGAAATGGAAGATAGTGTCTCTCCTTACCTTGTCGAATTGACCAAGAAACCTATTGCCATCGAGTGGACGACCAAACAAGCCCAAGCCTCGAGTGATGATATCGGGACCTACCGAGCCCTTTTAGCGCGCGTAATCGAACTCCATCAAGAGGAGATCACGAGTGAGCTGTCTCCTGAAGAAGCCAGCTTTTGGGGTGTGGCCGTACGGGTCTTGCGCAAAAAATTAGCCGCTGAAGGCATTCAGATTCCTCAGATTTCAACGGAATTAAAGAGTCGTCAGCTTCAGTCGGATACGCTTCAAGCGCTCTATCCAGAGGGCAAAGCCTTGACCTTATCCGCTTCTGCCTTGAATGAATACTACAAGCACCAGTATGCCTTTTATCTGCGCTATGTCTTGGGCTTACAAGAGGATGAAACCATCCGGCCAGATGCTCGCAGTCATGGGAATTTCTTGCACCGGATCTTTGAAAGAGTTTTAAAAGACAGCTCCGATCAAGCGTTTGATCGGCGTTTAAACGAGGCGATTCGAGAAACCAGCCGAGAAGCAGAGTTCCAGCAATTGTATGGAGAAAGTGGAGAGACCGAGTTTATTCGTCAGTTGCTTCTTGATACCGCGAAAAAGACAGGGCGTGTCCTCGCCCAGCAAAATGGGATCGAGACCATCGGTGAGGAGACCCTCTTTGGCGGAAGCGCCCATACCTCTTATCCATTGTCCGATGGCCGTCTCCTGCAGCTACGTGGCAAGGTGGACCGGATTGATCAATTGAGGGATCGGGGAGCCCTCGGAGTCGTGGACTACAAGTCCAGTCTGACGCAGTTCCACTATGACAAGTTCTTTAATGGCCTGAATTCTCAATTGCCGACCTATCTCTCTGCGATTCAGGATTTGGAGGAATACCAAGAGGAGCAGGGGATTTTCGGGGCCATGTATTTGGAAATGGGAGATCCTGTAGTGGATCTGAAAAAGACCAAGACAGTAGAGGATGCCATTAACCAAACCATGAAAAGTCAACAGTACAAGGGACTCTTTATGGCAGATCAGGCGCCTTATCTGGGCGAGGCCTATGATAAAAACAAGGCCATGATGCTGAGTAAGGAAGAACTGGACTTGCTCCTCTTGTACAACGCTTATCTCTATAAAACAGCAGCAGAAGGGATTCTCAAGGGACAATTTGCCATCAATCCCTATAGTGAAAATGGGCGCAATATCGCACCATTCGTGGAGCAGTTTAAATCTATCACAGGATTTGAAGCCGATCGTCACCTAGGTCAGGCACGGTTCTTGACCAAACTAGACCAAAAAGGCATACGCGGTGAAAAAGTGAAAGCCGCTTGGATCGAGAAGATGAAGGAGGTCTTGAACAAATGA